From Clarias gariepinus isolate MV-2021 ecotype Netherlands chromosome 1, CGAR_prim_01v2, whole genome shotgun sequence:
AGGCTCCGATGATGATGCCGACTCCTCAGAGACCGCCTGGGTGTCCTCCTGGGCTGGAGTACTTAACGCAGGTGAGGTTCTACGACACTACCGTTACTAACACATTACCATGGTCTGAAAGGCTGTGTTGGAAACAAGGAGTGGTGTTATTACTTGACAAAGCAGAGTATCGGCATTGTGTGTACCCAGTAGTAGATCTCGACCAAAACTATTTATGTGTGGACATTTTTTGATGTGAACAGTGTGTCACCTGATGttgttaaaaatgtgtgtgtgcttgttctGTATATGGGGAGCAGATCGACCAGCTTCTCGTTCACCAACAAGTGGAGCTGGCTGAAGGTGAGCGACTTTAACTTTGggttaaatgtaaaattgtgaatgttgaatgaaaaagaaaaaaaatcacttgctAATGGAACGTTAGTGTCATTAGTGTTCATTATGAATCTCTTTCATATCACCTATTGCCAGAAATATAAAAGCCCTTGCAGTTAACAACACATTCTTTGGTCTGCAATACAGTTATTTTAGGATGGGAGACCAACAACAAGTACGTGGTGAAGAACACACTCGGGCAGCAGGTCTTCCACGTGGCCGAGGAGAACGACTGCTGTAACCGGAACTGCTGTGGACCGCTCCGCTCCTTCGTCCTCCACATCCAGGACAACATGGGCCAGGAGGTGATCACGCTCACAAGACCTCTGCGGTGCCGCAGCTGCTGGTGCCCCTGCTGTCTGCAAGAGGTACTGCAATGTtctgaatatttaaaattcCTTATTGAAGGTCTCAGGAATTGAGTCAACCTTTGGGTAAACTTCAGAAACTGGACTTACTGactgcaaaataattatttgaaagtGTATAGTAGCTGCTAAGATCtaagtaatttttttccagCTTGAGGTGCAGTCTCCACCGGGCAATCCTATCGGCTACGTGGTTCAGACGTGGCATCCCTTCTTACCCAAATACACCATCCAAAATGAAAACAAGCAGGACGTCCTGAAGATCAAGGGACCTTACTGCACCTTTAAATGTTGTTCCGATGTGAATTTTGaggtaaggttgagtatcttacactaagttgtacttcttttgtcgccagacaaatacacttcctgttcggtaatcagagagtgaatcacagatgagaaatggaaaaagtagatcgggTAAAGATGatgttttgtattaaaatgactccagcacgtcaaaaatcacttaaa
This genomic window contains:
- the LOC128531694 gene encoding phospholipid scramblase 1-like encodes the protein MMDPATQHTGQFGANCIDLQPGKSFHNPNYGEVPVPPGYVPTQAPMMMPTPQRPPGCPPGLEYLTQIDQLLVHQQVELAEVILGWETNNKYVVKNTLGQQVFHVAEENDCCNRNCCGPLRSFVLHIQDNMGQEVITLTRPLRCRSCWCPCCLQELEVQSPPGNPIGYVVQTWHPFLPKYTIQNENKQDVLKIKGPYCTFKCCSDVNFEVLSMDETSSVGRISKQWSGYIQEAFTDADNFGIKFPVDLDVKIKAVLLGALFLIDFMFFENKQNRH